In the genome of Lactuca sativa cultivar Salinas chromosome 3, Lsat_Salinas_v11, whole genome shotgun sequence, the window CCCTCTAACTATCGAAGCCGCTTCTAAAATGTCTAGATCTTTTCTTTGAAGTTGCTTTGACAATGTACTCATGAGGTGTAAAACGCCATACATCATATGTAAGTAAAACACGAACTCATATGATTTAAAATATGCTAAGATTCCAGATGCTTGTTGACGGTTTGCCAATGACCCTCCCTCCTCTTTCACAAAATCTAAATCTACAAGAACATTCGCAAACAACTTCATCAAACTTGTGAGTGTGTTGAAATGTGAACCCCATCTTGTTTCTCCCGCTCGAACTAGTGTAGTCTCTTGATTTAACCCTCTTCCGGTTTCAAGTTCACCACTACACAAGCCTTTTTGCACCATTTCTCTTGCTTGCTCTCGTAGTAAGTCTTTTCTTTTACACGAGGCACAAACAACATGAACCACCAACGAAATTTGCTCAAAAAAGTCACTAACACCATCATGCTTCTTTGCTATAGCCACAACTACTAATTGAAGTTGGTGTGCAAAGCAATGTACATAAAAAGCCTTGTCATTCTCTTGTAATATCAAAGATTTCAAATCATTGAATTTCCCTCGCATATTGCTAGCCCAATTGTAACCTTGTCCTCTTatctattaaaatttaaaacaaataatatatatatatatatatatatatatatatatattaaattgaaATAACAAAAAAGTAAAGAATATATTACCTAACTAAAACTCCACTTATTACTTGTAAGTACTTCATTTATGGCGTTTTTGAGTGTCAAAGAGGATGTATCCTTCACGTGCACTAGACTTATGAATCTTTCTTTCACAAAGCCAAGACTATCGACATAACGCAAAACAACAACCATTTGTTCCTTTTTTGAAACATCACTAGATTCATCAACTAGTAAAGCAAAAACATCTTGACAAATCTCTTCACGAATACTCAAAAGTACTTCTTGTGCAAAACATTGCACAAGTTCTTTTTGAATTTTAGGTGAAATTAGTTGATTGTTTTTAGGAGCATTTTCTAAAGTATTGTTGAAAATATCTTCACTTGTCTCTCGAATGGCTTTTAACACTTCAATGTAAAGCCCTCTATGTTCCGAGTTAACCGACTCGTCATGACCACGAAACGGTAAACCGATTTTCAATAAAAGTCTAACAACAATAATAAAAACACGTAATCGAGCTTTATATTTATGGTCCTCTGCTTCGATTTGCCTCCTCAAGACTACATTAATAGCTTGTTTTTTCCTTATTAAAAACTCACACTTTTCTCTTGCTTTGTTGTGAAAACTATCAACACCACCCACATCAGTCCGAAATGCATCTTTTTTATTTCAAGTATCAAAACCTTGGGAAACAAATGCATCTCTCCCTCCTTTTTGTCCCATGAGTTCCCCCACacacataaaaatataaacaacATGCACTATTCTTTTTCACACTATATTCCAACTAATCAAATTCCTCAAACCATGAAGGAACAAATCATCTAAATCTATCACCTATTTTTTTAGGATACTTATGTGCCCTTACTTGACACGGTCCTTGAAGCAAATATGCTCTTCTTACATTATCTATTACATCTAATTTGTAACTTGTAATCAATGGCCTATCCGCTGGGTCCTTTGGAAGATCTTTCAAGTCAACGTTATTATTAGGTTGGTTAGAGCATGgtgtttgtaacgcccgtagcttcgggctagtcaatttagagataataggggtcaaaaacgactttttgacaaaagattatttagaataaataatattaaccaatttgtagaatacgtctcaagggttccgtacatataaagaacgttgaaatcccagttataacgaagaagttatggttcgtcgaagttttacggcaaaactggcacgacaacgggagatgtaaatagtgaatttacgatggtgGACTATTTAGCCTTAGAATAtaaaaaaagttgtagtatacattaaacctagaacatacaaaaaaatgcccaaatctgacttcgtatgagaaagttatgaattttctaagatttgggttagcagtgcacagcccgaaactcaAACTTTCGATCGAGCAATTTTTggcctacgcaacctaaatgagaattgaagatctcattaataggagctcatctgtaaaaagacagacgaaaacagagtccgtatgtagaagttatgaattttacgctgacatttaacagtataatctccttgtagtgttaaatttaagatcggtcgagaattagccgacggagtcaaaatgaaagttgtagaccttatttttacctacgtgtggatataaagaacgtaaaaaatggaggtcgtatgtgaaagttatggattttagaagtcggaagtgtatTGTGCGAAAATTGGTGATGTGGCACAAtattggccattgctttctccccaagtcttgccactagatggtgacatgtggcaccaaatTCAGCCATTTTTCACCCTCTAAATataacctctcccaccctcattttctacacacttttcccattctttcttctctttactctctctagccccgaaaaccccccgaaaagcctaaggaacctccctagcacgaagcggaagccccggagtgctcgacggctccgagaagaagggCTTTTCCGCTTTgtaacgctgctccaagcaaagcctgattttctataaaacccgttgtaagtgagctacgcctacactatttttaataaagtttttatttaattatagtaacgttattatgaacttataataattacttgggctattattatgggttatttaatgcttatataatagtaataatagctagactattaattagtctcaacgaataatatattaaactctagtggtaataatactaggtttcgtccaaaaaaattatttttaagaagcgaagcgctgtctgagttcgaaatcaccaccttttcaagtgagtgcatggtccctttcatcttaaacatagatatgaagtatttaatataaattacgtgttatgtgtacatatattctgaatacttgttgtctatgctggatgaaatatttgtatacacgttttaaataatttaaactgtatatgtattttatatctacaaaatgtgttgggtaaaacatgggtagatgtaatagttgttgtgtgaccaaataaaataatgagaggcctcgttatagatgttattgatgatccagttatctagcggagtatagatgacgaccacggactattctagatagtttagtggaacgctagcaggctcgcacctgtaggtgtttatttgaactgtgtgctcactagAGGTAATCTatccccccacatggttgccttatttgacatgaattgctgaggaacccccgaagcatgtgttgtcaccccaatgaaagtccttagactacgtcccttgtgttagatgttttagggacgtaaagtgaggataacgggaacgggtaaacgggtttgtttggtttgataaagttaataaacttatttattgtgggttgaaacccctatgtactcaccaggtttcccaacctgacccactcagtttatttatatcacaggtgttgatatgaagtcacattacactgagagattaaggagatataaatcactagtgataatgaatgtaagttctatttattcttatgtttctgtattgaggatgacatcccaaatgttttaaaatgaataaaaatatttttcttcgaaaatgctttgataacgtatttatcatgttttactgggaacaaattccgcaaaatatttattaaaagatGTACTCTGATTTTTGTAAAGCATAAAaacaatcggtcttttctggccgtgaaaatgatgatgtcacagttggtatcagagcattagtttaagcgaactaggaataaggatttatttctagacttaaacttagaatgttaagagatgatcgtgaggagtgtgtctaatatatttttggAAGTACACataaatagacacaagcactagcttaattagggaagatgcctaaaatgcttttatgtgctaaatgatttgtgatgctttatgctatcgtttgatcagatctatggtctgttgccgaccagatctggaaattttatgtgcttaggtttctaaacgtttaattacgatattagaactagcatgtaacttttTGGAGTAATACGAAGGAATATACGTCTAAAtcttcctctatctatattctcgtctcgatacaccGAACGCCTGCTTTGGTGTATAGAATGTCATGTAAGGACTCATAGCAGACTGagcaaatggaggaaatgagaaggcttacgatagtgaatgatacctatcggaagatattttaagagtgatatcttgcctttagaatgcgtctaataaataatacgtcTAGTATAGGAGAAGTTCACTTTCGATTAGAagaaagaaagatttttggtagaatccatgaagttatcccatcgtctgACATTTCCACTACCAACCGGGTTGAaacagaattgatgattgaagatacgtaTGGAAGaattcctagtagagtctagagaaaattatatgattgtttggacacatttgtatgtgttaaatttttttttttatgataataacttggtgaactgcgagacaatacttaggacgagtataagtaggtgtgaaaggtagtagaggcctaaactaccggaagcataggactcacgctTGAATCAGGGaatgtcacaaggttaccaagaagctagtaactgataccgttttattcaaatatgtcgttaccatcgtttcagtaatgactaagagTATGATttttattctgaccctagtggtcattgttagattagtgtctaagtccataactattttggtatgtacttgacccgattatgagcatggtccttttgggttgccttcaccatagaaatatgtaggatgaattaaggagagaaaggtttaaatatgatttattaatatattatgagaataatatattaaaagagaaatcatattgtttaattaatattagtcaagaattaattgataattagttttgtggctaaaagagattaattaaacttaggggactgaagttgtaattataagataattataattgggctatggatcacctaataatatataggttggacgaattctatgggaagcccattagaaatcatccaagggatatgttaaaggagtccatgggctgcttagggcttaagcagccagATTAGAGTTTCCTAGTTGTAAATCCTAATAGCCACGTcttcctctagggtttctagacgtttttgggcagcctcctctcttctcctcttcatccaagttgcttagtggtgtttgtgactcaattagaggtgcagcagttgaggcactaagcttttgaggccaatccaagcaaggaattgtttgttattgctatataacaatcaaatgtaattctctaaaccctaattcagtttgttatatgttagatctagggtttgtggctttggattatcaattgcatgttcattagacaaactagatacaaaagctattagggtttgcatgtacaccataggattgatgtattgctcaaaacacattagtggtatcagagactagggttgttttctagtgaatttgatgcttAATTGATCGAAATTTgactgaaaatcgaatttttttggcTTCTGcatgcctgactcgccgagtcacttggtgaactcaccgagtcgtctgtactcgacgagtccaggtctagactcgacgagtcagcgggtctGGCAGGCTGTTTTCGAGATTTTCTTGTTGTTTTGGCTTGGGATACTTACTATAAACGTTTTTAAttcataaaatccgatttttattgattttgggtgaatatccttaccaaaa includes:
- the LOC128132874 gene encoding uncharacterized protein LOC128132874, with product MGQKGGRDAFVSQVLRRQIEAEDHKYKARLRVFIIVVRLLLKIGLPFRGHDESVNSEHRGLYIEVLKAIRETSEDIFNNTLENAPKNNQLISPKIQKELVQCFAQEVLLSIREEICQDVFALLVDESSDVSKKEQMVVVLRYVDSLGFVKERFISLVHVKDTSSLTLKNAINEIRGQGYNWASNMRGKFNDLKSLILQENDKAFYVHCFAHQLQLVVVAIAKKHDGVSDFFEQISLVVHVVCASCKRKDLLREQAREMVQKGLCSGELETGRGLNQETTLVRAGETRWGSHFNTLTSLMKLFANVLVDLDFVKEEGGSLANRQQASGILAYFKSYEFVFYLHMMYGVLHLMSTLSKQLQRKDLDILEAASIVRGTMEALQYFRNIGFASILPKTSSFCQAHEIDTLDME